Below is a genomic region from Methanobacterium sp..
ATCATCTTTAGGGCATTCTCCAGTTAATTTACATATATCGCATGCATTACAGGGTTCCATTTCTAATTTCCCTAAATGAATACTTTCAACATCGACACCAGCTTCTTGTGCAGCTTCTAATGATTTTTCAACAAGATATGCTGTATTTCCCTCTTTTCTTGGACTTCCTATAATTCCTATTACTTTGACCATATTTTTCACCAATTTGATATAAAACGTGTATTAAATGTGTTTAATCTGGAGTTTTTAAACACATATTACCATTTAATTGTATATTGCTTTTTTAATTAGTATGAACAATTATAGTTTAAATCCTTTTTCAAATTAGAAATAAAGAAATGTATCGTGCATAATGTTTATGATAATAATTCAAACTGCAAATTTTTTAAAAATCCACATATACCTGATGTTTGGGATACTATAAAACAGTAATATTATTTAAGCAAATTTTTATAATATATTACAAACAAAGAAAAGTTTGGTGGTAATTTTGGCTGACGTTATCTCTAAAATTAAAATTCTGGAAGAATTGGCAAAATTAGGCTCAGATGATGAAGTTTTCATAAATGCCATTGATAAATTAACTAAATATAAAATTAATGAGCTTGAAAAAGATATTAATGATATTGAAATCAGTTTAAAGGAATTTGAAGAGAAATATGGATTAGAATCCACAGAGTTCATCAAAAAATTTGAATCTGGTGAAATGGGTGATGAGATGGACTTTATGGAATGGGCTTCGCTATATGATATGAAAGAAAGGCTGAAAAATAGGCTGAATATCGTAAAAGGTGTGTGAATGATTCAAAGCTTTTTTTCTAAAATTAAAACTTTCCCTAACCATGTTCATGTTGGTAAAGACGTTCACCCACATGAAGATTTTGATATTTTCGAGATAATGGAATTAATAGAAAAAGAAATCTGAATTCTTCTGTACTCTATTCTAAGAGAACCACTGGCTTGATCAGGTCTCGAGGTTTCTCTTTCATCAGGATGAAGGCATCTTCTACATTATAGTCAGTTACAAAAGTTTTTAAATTCTAAGCATCACGATATGGAAAAAGTAAATTTAAGCTCATTTGTGTGACTTTTTGAATATAAAGTCCATGTATTATGTTCTTGACTATAAACACAGATTAATCTGATTTTAAAATCAATCATTTTTTGAGTATATTCTCCAGTACAACTGCATTATTATGCTTTTTATCTTTTGCAGAATAAATTAGAGTTACTTTTCCCTTATCTTTTTCAATTTCCTTTATTTTATCAATTAATTCTTTTTTATCCTCTAATTCCTTTTTACATCTGTTTTCAAATTCATTCCATTTTCCAGGATCATGTGAAAACCATTTTCGAAGATCATCACTTGGTGCAATCTCTTTCATCCAGAAATCCAGATGTGCTTTCTCTTTAGACGCTCCTCGTGGCCATAATTTATCTACAAGGATTCTAAATCCATCATCTTTGCTAGAGGATTCATATGCCCTTTTTATCTTTATCATTTTATCACTTTTAATAATATAATCAAAATTAATATTATATTTTGTGGATCCTGAATAATTTAAACTAAAAAATAACTATTTAAATTAAAAAAAAGAATGGATATTCAAAGAATATTTAAGGACAGCAAGCTTAGAATAATGGAATTAATGTTAAATGATGTTCTTAAATTCAGGATGACAATTTAAAATTGAAATAAAAAGTAAAAATATTAATGAAGTAATATGTAATCCAAATTATCATGAAAAACAAAGACTATCAGGCATTAACTCCAGCAGAAGATGCCTTAAATATTATTAGAAAATGTTTTCAAAATGAAAAAAGGGGAAATATAAAGGCAAGAGATGATGCTAAAGAAGATTTAAAAAAGTTTCTTGTAAAAACTGATGACGGTTCTTATACTGTAAATTCTAATAAGCGCTTTGGAAAGTCTGAAACGATGCATACTTATCATGGAGCTTTAACTGAATCTCTGGAGAAATTTGTAAAGCCTGCAAAACTTAAAGGTAAAAATAAAGTAAGTATACTGGATATATGCAGCGGATTAGGTTACAATGCTGCTTCTTGCATCGAATTTCTGGATAAAATGACAGAAATTGAAATTGATATGGTTGAAATTTCTCCAGAGACTGTTGGAGCTGCACTTTTAATTGAAAATCCAGTAAAATCTTATGAAATTATTAAAAGAGTTGTTGAAGAATATTTCTATGAAAAAGGAACTTTGGAGTTTAAATTTCATAAATTGGAAATACCTGATAGATTAAATATTAATATTTATATTGAAGATGCAAGAGATTTAGTTAAAAAGTTTCAATATAAAAAAAAGTTTGATGCAATATTTTTAGATCCTTTTTCTCCAGCTAAGTCTCCAGAGTTGTATACCCTTGAATTTTTCCTTAAATTAAAAAATCTTTTGAAAAATGATGGAATTATTCTTACCTACACTTCTGCAGCCCCTGTAAGGTCTGCAATGGTTCATGCAGGGTTATATGTAGGAGAAGGTCCTCAGTTTGGGCGAAGCGGTGGTACATTAGCAGCTAAGAATCCTGAAATTATTAAAAAACCACTTTCAATGGATGATGAGCGAATGATTGCGCTTAGTGATGCTGGAATTCCATTTATAGATCCCAAACTTAATGAATCTTCAAAAAACATTATTAAAATGCGGGAAGATGAACGTAAAGCTGCAAGAGGGCGAACAAGATTTGCATCCACCGTAAAGATACCCATATATTTATATAAAGATATTGAAGAAGAGCGACTTAAAAGGAGAGTTCTAAGAAACATTAAAATGTTGGGAATAGATGATTTAAAGTCTGAAGAGGCAAAGTTTATTGTTTGCCCTCAATTTAATGAATGTATATGTAACTGTGGATATGGTAAAATGAATAATTCTAAAGACAGAATAAATGAAATGATAAAGAGATTGAAGTTAATTTCTTTAAAAAATTAAATTTATTGTATTAATAAGGTGAAAAATTGAATTTTGAAATCAAATACAAGGATGGAATGGGCAGAATCGGAATAATGACCACCCCTCATGGTAAGGTCCAAACGCCTGCATTGATGCCTGTAATTCATCCGGGAAAACAAACCATTGACGTTAAAAAGTATGGGGCAGATATTGTCATAACCAACGCTTATATAATGTATAAAAATGAAGATCTCAAAAAAAAAGCACTGTTTGGCGGAGTTCACAGTTTAATAAACTTTGATGGTCCTGTTGTCACTGATTCAGGCTCTTTTCAGCTTTCAGAGTACGGTGATATCGATGTTACAAACAGAGAAATAATTGAGTTTCAAGAAAAAATAGGAACAGATATTGGCACATCTCTGGATATTCCAACCCCACCATATGTAAAACGTGAAAGGGCAGAAAGAGAACTTGAAATAACTCTTGAACGTGCAAAGGAGGCTCTGGAAGTTAGAGAAAATCTGATGATGAATTCTGTTGTGCAGGGGTCAACTTTCCCTGATTTAAGGGCTAAATGCGCCGAAATAGTTGGTAAAATGGACTTTGAAGTATATCCTATTGGTGCAGTGGTTCCTCTACTTGAAAATTACAGATATACAGATGTTGTGGATATTGTAATGGCTTCTGTGGAAAAATTACCTGCCTCCAGGCCAAGACATTTAATGGGCGCTGGTCACCCCATGGTTTTTGCGCTTGCTGTTTTAATGGGGTGTGATCTTTTTGATTCAGCAGCTTACATTCTTTATGCTAATGATGATCGTCTTATGATGATGGATGGAACCTATAAACTGCAAAATCTTTCTTATATGCCCTGTTCATGTGATGTCTGTAATAAATACGCTCCAGATGAGTTAAGGAGCATGGAAAAAGATCAGAGGGTGAAATTAATTGCAGCACACAACCTAAATGTTAGTTTTGCTGAAATTAGAAAAATAAAACAGGCGATAATAGATGGAAGTTTGTTTGAACTTGTAGAACAAAGATGCAGGGCTCATCCCTACCTTTTAGATGCACTCCGGAGATTAAAGAGATATAAAGAATTGATTGAAGAGCATGACCCAGCTTACAAGAAGTCTGCATTTTTCTATTCTGGTCCAGAATCATTAAACCGTCCTGAAATATTCAGGCACCACCAGAAGCTGGAAAGACTTCCAAGAAAAGATAGACTTGTACTTTTGCCTTCATTTAAAAAGCCCTATTCTAAAAATATTCAGATACGAATACTTCAGGATGCAAATGGAACCTTAGAAAGCCTGGGTAATTTCTACGGGATCAAAAATGGAAAAATGGAAGTCCCTGGCGATTCAACACAGTTTGCTGTTTTGGATGTTCCTTTTGGAATAATACCTCTTGAAATTGATGAAGTGTATCCTTTAGCTCAAAATGAATCTCCTTCAATATTAGATGAGGATTCTAAAGTGTTTATAAAGAAAACTATTGAATCTTATGCTCAAAATTTTAATGAAGTTATTGTTAGTGAAAGTCTGGTAAATAAATTTGATCTTGAGTTTGAGTTTGATTTCGATTTTGATGCAGGTAATTTGAAGATTATTTTTAATGATAAGGAGAAAATAAAGTATATAGCTGATTATCAGTTTGATAGGGGAGCAGGAAATGCTTTGTTCAAGGGCAATATCAGGATTGAAAAGAGCAGAAAAACAGGTAAAATACGTCATGTGTATGATGGCGAGGATTTAATTGCAACGCTTCGTGCAAGCGACGGCATATTTGTGCTAAACATGAACGGTGCAAGGAGACTTCATAAATTTCTTGAATATCCAAAAAATAGGGTTGTGGTTACAGGTGATGCTGAACCTTTTGCAAGGGAAGGAAAAAGTATATTTGCTAAATTTGTTATAGATATTGATATAAATATAAGGGCAAATGAAGAAGTATTAATCGTAAATCAAAATGATGATTTACTGGCCTTTGGAAGGTCAATTTTAGACAGCCGTGAAATTAAAGATTTTAATGCAGGTCAGGCAATAAAAACGCGGAAAGGTGATAAATAATGATACCTGGTATGGGAATGAATCCCAAACAACTTAAACAAATGCAAAGGGCCATGAAACAGATGGGCATGGATATGAAAGATGTTAAAGGTGCCACAGAAGTTATAATTAAGTTTAAAGATAAAGAGATAGTTATAAGTAATCCTAAAGTGAATTTAACGGATTTTATGGGGCAGAAAACCTACCAGATCACTGGTAATCCTAAAGAAAGAAAAACTGATGTTGTAATACCAGATGAGGATGTTGAACTTGTATCAGCCCAGACAGGAGTTAGCAGAGAAGATGCACTTAATGCACTTAAGGAAACAAATGGAGACCTTGCAGAGGCAATTATGAGGTTAAGCTGAATGGTGTTTATTGCTCATTTATCTGATATGCACCTTGGTGCCTTTAATTTTAAGGAAGATTTTTTAATCAGTGCCATAAATAAGGTTAATGAGTTAAATACAGATCTGGTCATAGTTACAGGCGATATAACTGAAAATGGTTTTTATGCTGAATTTGAAACAGCAGCAAAATATCTGGACTTAATTGAAAGTCCGATCCTTGTTGTCCCTGGAAATCATGATGCAAGACATATAGGAAATGAATGCTTTGAAGAGCTGATAACAAAACGTTGCAATACTTTAAATGTTACAACCCGTGAAATAAGCGCCATTGGCTTAGATAGCAGTGAACCAGACCTTGATTATGGTAAGGTTGGGAGATGGCAGCAGAAAAGAATGGAAGTTGAGCTGAAATATGCCGGTGAAAAGAAGCTGTATAAAATAATTGCTCTTCACCACCATATAATCCCTGTCCCAAAAACAGGGCGTGAAAGGAACGTTTTAATCGATGCAGGGGATGTTTTAAAATCTGTAATTGATGGAAATGCTGATCTTGTCCTTTCAGGGCACAAACATGTACCTTATGCATGGCAGTTACAGGATACAGGTTTTGTTACAGCAGGAACTGTGTCCTCACTAAAACTCAGGGGAAAGGATATCTGTTCATTCAATACAATAAATATTAAAGAGGATGATGTAAAAATAGTATTAAACTATGTTGATGGAAGCTCCAGAGTTCTTGCAGAGTACAAAAATATGTGTAAGGTGATTGGTTGAAAGTAATTATCGATGCTGCAAATGTGGCTCACTTCAAAAAGGGAAAAAACTCAAACCCCCGTCTGGTTCATGTGCTAAAAGCTATTGAATCTTTGAAAAACTTAGGATACGAGCCATATACCATAGCTGATGCATCACTCAGGCATGAAATAGATAAAAAAGAAGAATTCAACACTCTCTTAGAAGAAGGGGAAATTCATCAGGTTCCAGCAGGTACAGCAGCAGATCATTTCATCTTAAAAATTGCCTATGAAGAAGATACAAAAATACTTTCCAATGACCTGTTTAGAGAATATAATGATGAGTTTAAGGATATTTCAAGTAAAAGAATTCCATATAATATAAAAGACGGTCAAATAATCATTGGAACATCTTCAAGGCCTAAAAAAATTAAAAATGTTCTTCAAAAAATATGTAATCATACGCTTAATGAATTTGAGAAAAAGGGATTTGATCCATATAAAGTTAAGAAAAGTAAAAAATTAAGCGGTATAGCTATAGCAAAAGAAGCAATAGACCGGATTACAAAAAGTAGAGAGGAAGGAATTGATTCCCGGATGGAAAACATGCTGATGAAGATTCCTTTATTTGATAAAGTAATGAGTATAGTTGAAGATGCTGAAAAAACAAGTGATTTTATCATTTTTGTTCTTGTAAGCCCGCGAGATTACAAAGATGCAGTAAGGTATGCAGGAAATATTGCTGTAACTGTAGGAGATAGATTAAAATTAGATCATGCACCCCTTGTGGCCATAAGAAATGATCTTTTCACCAAACCCGGGTCTTTTGAGCTTAATATTATTTATTCTGATGAAGTAGGCGAAGAGTCAAAATATAATGTTAATATAACCATTAATGATCATGATTATGCCTTTGTTAAAAAAAACTCCAGAAATATAGCAAGTACTGTAGCTGCAAGAATTGGAACATGGAAGTTTCCAATTGTAGCTGTTAAACCAAGCATGCTCATGGAAAAACCTGGAGAATTTGAAATAGTTTTAGAAAAAGCAGAAAGTTAAAGACACATTCATCTTCTACTTAAGGAGGATTACACTAAATGGTCATGGATTATCTAATGAGAGCCCTTTTTGGATTTTTTGTTAAATCAAAGGTACTGAGCATAGGCACTAAATACTACCCCACCAATGACAGAGAGCGTGAATACGTGGAAATGCTTAATTACACCAAAACAATGCTCCTTGAAGTTGATCGAGCACATATAACAACCCATAACATTTTCCAAAACCTTGTAAAAGAGGTTGGAAGTGAAAATATTCCTGAAGGCAGAAAGTTCATAGAAATAAAGCCTGCAGAAAACAAAGTGGATGAATACGCTCTTCTAAGCAATATAATCATGGGAAGCGACCGGTACCTCTATATCGAAGTTTTCAAAAAGGATCCTGTTATCCGAGAATTTGTCAATATGATTAAAAAGGAAAAGGGTACTATTATCGAACAGAGTCAATCTGAAATAGTGGCCAGGCTTCTTTCAAAAAATGATGCAATAAGAGTTGCAATTGAATTAATAGGGCGGGGAATGGAAAAAAACATTCATGTAAGAGCCGCTGTTGGAATGACCGGTGCTGCAGCCATTGAAAGAGCAATAAACTTAAACAAACAGATTGGTGAAAGTGCAGGTGTGGGGTTTACCAAGCTTGGAGGCGAATTTGCAATAGTATTTTCATCGAAAATTAAAAAACCTGCTGGAACCCCTGCAGTTTACGATAATTACTTATTTATTGATATAATTGATTCTACAAAGTTTATAGAAGAAAATGGTCGTGACAAGCTCGTTGAGATAATGACTGGCATTAAAGACTTCATTGAAACAGAGTGCCATGGCAAAATTGAAGGTTACAGAGAAGGTGGTGATGATTTAGTTGCTAACCTGCCCACCAAAGACACTGCACTCAGGGCAGGGATTGATTCAGCATGGCATGCTTTAAATCACGGCGCAAGATTAAGGGCAGGTGTTGGGAAAAGCAGAAGAGAAGCTGGGGAAAGAGCTCAAATGGCAGATAACATTAAAGTTTGGAATAAAAGCCCGGTAATGGTATTTGATATTGCAGATGGAACTTATGCATACTACATGCCCTCTGAATTTACAAAAGCAGCCCTTGATTTTTTAATGAATAAAAAAGGGAAGGCATTTTTGATATTCATCTTTGTATTTGTAGCTACATTTGTTGGATGGAGCTCTGGGCACTGGGAATTTGGAATTATATCCATATTGTTAGCTCTTTTGTATGCAGTTGCAACATAAAATGAATGAATAAAATCATGTGTTGTTTTGGTTATAACATCACATTTATTAATAAAAACCCACAAATAATAATAGATGAGCATTATGAAGCCAGAAACTGAAGCAAAAGCAATTATTGCACTCATCATATCTTTAATAGCATTTGGATGTGGATCAGGTGCAGGAATAGTAATGGGTTTATCTCAAAACGACGCTTTAAACACCACAAAGATTAATAATACTTCGGAAGCTCAGGAATTTCCTCAAATTCAAACTACAAAAAATGTGAATACCCCTGCAGAATCTCAAACCACAACAGACCAGGATAACACAAATTCAGAGTCAGTTTACATAGAAAACAGGGAGCCCAGTGGTAACAGCACCACACAAAAACCAGATAATGATAATAACACTACTGAATAAAACCACTTATTTTGGAGACATCAAATGGAAATAATAAAAGGAGGAATCTGTGCTGTAGAGGGAGTTTTAGCTTCAGGATCACGAAAGGGGAAGTATGGAGTCACAGTCATATTCAGCAAGGAAAGCACTGCTTCTGCAGTGTTTACTTCAAACAGGGTGGTTGCAGCACCGGTTATTCTTACTAAAGAAGCTGTTAAAGACTGTAGAATATCGGCAATTGTGGCCAATAGCGGCAATG
It encodes:
- a CDS encoding Zc3h12a-like ribonuclease, with translation MKVIIDAANVAHFKKGKNSNPRLVHVLKAIESLKNLGYEPYTIADASLRHEIDKKEEFNTLLEEGEIHQVPAGTAADHFILKIAYEEDTKILSNDLFREYNDEFKDISSKRIPYNIKDGQIIIGTSSRPKKIKNVLQKICNHTLNEFEKKGFDPYKVKKSKKLSGIAIAKEAIDRITKSREEGIDSRMENMLMKIPLFDKVMSIVEDAEKTSDFIIFVLVSPRDYKDAVRYAGNIAVTVGDRLKLDHAPLVAIRNDLFTKPGSFELNIIYSDEVGEESKYNVNITINDHDYAFVKKNSRNIASTVAARIGTWKFPIVAVKPSMLMEKPGEFEIVLEKAES
- a CDS encoding metallophosphoesterase; this translates as MVFIAHLSDMHLGAFNFKEDFLISAINKVNELNTDLVIVTGDITENGFYAEFETAAKYLDLIESPILVVPGNHDARHIGNECFEELITKRCNTLNVTTREISAIGLDSSEPDLDYGKVGRWQQKRMEVELKYAGEKKLYKIIALHHHIIPVPKTGRERNVLIDAGDVLKSVIDGNADLVLSGHKHVPYAWQLQDTGFVTAGTVSSLKLRGKDICSFNTINIKEDDVKIVLNYVDGSSRVLAEYKNMCKVIG
- a CDS encoding nascent polypeptide-associated complex protein, producing the protein MIPGMGMNPKQLKQMQRAMKQMGMDMKDVKGATEVIIKFKDKEIVISNPKVNLTDFMGQKTYQITGNPKERKTDVVIPDEDVELVSAQTGVSREDALNALKETNGDLAEAIMRLS
- a CDS encoding DUF488 family protein, coding for MIKIKRAYESSSKDDGFRILVDKLWPRGASKEKAHLDFWMKEIAPSDDLRKWFSHDPGKWNEFENRCKKELEDKKELIDKIKEIEKDKGKVTLIYSAKDKKHNNAVVLENILKK
- a CDS encoding MnmC family methyltransferase; translation: MKNKDYQALTPAEDALNIIRKCFQNEKRGNIKARDDAKEDLKKFLVKTDDGSYTVNSNKRFGKSETMHTYHGALTESLEKFVKPAKLKGKNKVSILDICSGLGYNAASCIEFLDKMTEIEIDMVEISPETVGAALLIENPVKSYEIIKRVVEEYFYEKGTLEFKFHKLEIPDRLNINIYIEDARDLVKKFQYKKKFDAIFLDPFSPAKSPELYTLEFFLKLKNLLKNDGIILTYTSAAPVRSAMVHAGLYVGEGPQFGRSGGTLAAKNPEIIKKPLSMDDERMIALSDAGIPFIDPKLNESSKNIIKMREDERKAARGRTRFASTVKIPIYLYKDIEEERLKRRVLRNIKMLGIDDLKSEEAKFIVCPQFNECICNCGYGKMNNSKDRINEMIKRLKLISLKN
- the tgtA gene encoding tRNA guanosine(15) transglycosylase TgtA translates to MNFEIKYKDGMGRIGIMTTPHGKVQTPALMPVIHPGKQTIDVKKYGADIVITNAYIMYKNEDLKKKALFGGVHSLINFDGPVVTDSGSFQLSEYGDIDVTNREIIEFQEKIGTDIGTSLDIPTPPYVKRERAERELEITLERAKEALEVRENLMMNSVVQGSTFPDLRAKCAEIVGKMDFEVYPIGAVVPLLENYRYTDVVDIVMASVEKLPASRPRHLMGAGHPMVFALAVLMGCDLFDSAAYILYANDDRLMMMDGTYKLQNLSYMPCSCDVCNKYAPDELRSMEKDQRVKLIAAHNLNVSFAEIRKIKQAIIDGSLFELVEQRCRAHPYLLDALRRLKRYKELIEEHDPAYKKSAFFYSGPESLNRPEIFRHHQKLERLPRKDRLVLLPSFKKPYSKNIQIRILQDANGTLESLGNFYGIKNGKMEVPGDSTQFAVLDVPFGIIPLEIDEVYPLAQNESPSILDEDSKVFIKKTIESYAQNFNEVIVSESLVNKFDLEFEFDFDFDAGNLKIIFNDKEKIKYIADYQFDRGAGNALFKGNIRIEKSRKTGKIRHVYDGEDLIATLRASDGIFVLNMNGARRLHKFLEYPKNRVVVTGDAEPFAREGKSIFAKFVIDIDINIRANEEVLIVNQNDDLLAFGRSILDSREIKDFNAGQAIKTRKGDK